The genomic stretch GCGCCCACCAGGATGATGGTCCCGTTTTCCACCCAGGGGAGGAGGGCATCCTGCTGTGCTTTGTTCCAGCGGTGAACCTCATCGACAAAGAGGATGGTCCGGCGGCCTTGAAGGTCTCTGAGGTCCTGAGCTTCTGCGATGGCTTCCCTGACCTGCTTAACTCCGCTTAACACGGCATTCAGGCTTAAAAACCGGCTGCTCGTCGTCCCGGCGATCACCCGGGCCAGTGTCGTTTTTCCGGTGCCCGGAGGTCCGTAAAAGATGAGGGAGGACAGCTGGTCAGCCTTTATGGCCCTCCGGAGGAGGCGGCCCTTTCCCACAATATGATCCTGGCCTATGTACTCTTCCAGGTTTCTGGGGCGCATCCGGGCGGCGAGGGGTTCATTCTGGGGGGAGGATTGAAAAAGTTCCATCCAGGAGGGTTAAATAATACCCTGTTTAATCTGTTCTTTGGCCTGCTTTAACACATCGTTGTATTGCTGATCTAATCGGCTTATCTGTTCGGAAAGGATCTGAAGGAATTCAGGGTCCTGTTCGGGAGTCAGGTGTATATCCCGACCGGTTTGCTGCCTCATTTTTAACTCTTTCTGGCGCAGTTGAGGTTCGAATTGCTTTTTCATGGTCTCTTCGAGCTGGTCAAGATTGCTCAGATATTGTGAAAAAAGCTGTTGAAGCTGGCTAAACATTTCCTACGTTTCTTTCTTGTCTCCACTAAGAACGACCAGGGCATTGCTGAGGGGGGGCAGTTTTGAAAGATCCGCTTCCATACGGGGGAGTGTCATGTTTGCCAGGATTGTTTCGGCTGCTCCGGTCTTAAACCAGCCCAATTCTTCACCTTTCAGGCTTTTCAGCTTTTCCTTCAGATCTGAATGAACCGGATTCTCAAGGAATCCTGAGGCGGATACCTTGCCTTCCCTTGTGATCATGTTCTTTTTGACAGCCTGTTTGTCCGTCTTCAGATCGGCTGTTTTTTCCATTGCCAGCTCCAGGGCTGACTTGATTTTTCCCATTGTATGGTCCTTGGCTTGAAGCTTCGAAATATGTCAGCTCTGCTGACAGTCTATACTGTTCAAGATAATAGGATACGGGAGGACAATCAAGGATTTATTTTGCTGGAAACAAGGTAAAGAAACAGGTGATGTCTAACTTCTTGAAGGGGTTTTGATATTTTTATGCAAAATATGATATGATGATCAACTGATGAAAACCAATAGAAGAAGCCAAATACATAGAGCCGATAAATACGGTCGTAGAGCAGCGGTCATGCTGGAAAAGTTCCACTGGGATAAGGCAGAGTCTCACTTTCTGGCCATCATGGAAACAGCTGTACTAACAATAGAAGAAATCCGTGAATTAACCTGGGCTCAGGTCAGAGACAGTTTTGACGGGATTGTTATCCTTGACCGCATCATCCCTTTAAAAGAGGATTATCTGGAAAGTATAAGAACTGTTCTTAAAACCCGGATAGGCTTTTATGGAGAAGACCTGAACAGCAGTGACGGCAGTCCCCGCATCTTCAGTAAAGAAAGCATGAAAATTGTGACAAAAGAAATGGATCAGTTTAAAGACTGAGTCCTGATCAGGCGGTCTGCGCAGCAGACCATCTGCATTTTCCGGTCATGATCTTCCACTGGCAGGTCCTTCATTAGCACATCTTCCCAGCAAATCCCCATAGTGATCAGATGGGGGTTCCTTTCGGCATTTTCAAGATAACGGTCATAAAAACCACCACCCCGGCCCATTCTGGAGCCCTCTTCGGTGAAACCCAGCCCGGGTACCAGTATCAGGGTCTTTTCTTTCGTTTCATGATCGAAAATGGGAGCCTCTTCCCGGGGTTCACGAATGTCCCAGCGATTTTTTTTAAACAAAGTAGTGTCCAGGTTTTGTATTTGATGGAATTCCATGGTTTTTCCCTTTATCCGGGGCACATACACTCTTTTTCCTGCCTGCAGAGAGTGCTGAATCAACTCATCCAGGGAGATTTCCTGCTCTATAGACAGGTAGGCCAGAATGATAGAGGCGGACTGCCATTCCACAGAGGAACAGACTGTTTTAAAAATTGTCTGGCTGATATGCGAAAGTGCATCACCGGTTAATCCGTCCAAAAGGGATTGGAGAGTCTT from Oceanispirochaeta sp. encodes the following:
- a CDS encoding 5-formyltetrahydrofolate cyclo-ligase, with amino-acid sequence MKNSKTPYRKTLQSLLDGLTGDALSHISQTIFKTVCSSVEWQSASIILAYLSIEQEISLDELIQHSLQAGKRVYVPRIKGKTMEFHQIQNLDTTLFKKNRWDIREPREEAPIFDHETKEKTLILVPGLGFTEEGSRMGRGGGFYDRYLENAERNPHLITMGICWEDVLMKDLPVEDHDRKMQMVCCADRLIRTQSLN
- a CDS encoding DUF6657 family protein — protein: MFSQLQQLFSQYLSNLDQLEETMKKQFEPQLRQKELKMRQQTGRDIHLTPEQDPEFLQILSEQISRLDQQYNDVLKQAKEQIKQGII